Within candidate division WOR-3 bacterium, the genomic segment CCGGATATATTTCGCCCTCTCCGGCACTTCAATCTTTCCCGCATCTTCAACCGCCTGGACGAAAGCCAGAGGATGGGAATTGGAACAGATACCACAAATTCTTTCTACTAAATAAGGAATCTGCTCGTAGGTCATTTTTTGCGATAGAAACTCATGCCCCCGGTGATTGTAGCCAATATTTATCTCCAAGGCAACAACCTTCTCCCCCTCCACAATCAACTTAAAAAATTCCGGTTCCTCTTGCAAGGGATGATAAGGTCCGATGGGAATTATTCTCCGATTATTCATAATCCCTTCTCAAAGGAAACTTATCCTTTGGCCAATCCTCCGCCGTTAAAAGAGGAACGAGATTGGGATGACCAATAAACTCAACCCCCAATAGTTCCCAAATCTCCCGCTCAATCCAAGAAGCGGCCTTAGTAATATCCGAGATGGTATCAACCTTTGGCTTTGCCTTATCAAGAAAAACCTTCACTGTCCAGTAAGTACCGGTCTTATCTTCTGAAAAGTGATAAAGAATCTCAATCCCATCTCGGCTATCAATCCCGGTGATGATTGATAACCTTAAACCTCTCTCCTTAAATAAAAATTGGGCTATTTCTCTAATTTTTTCTTTCCCAATTGTGATATAAAAGCGCCGGGGAGAATGTTGGAAGATTTCTACCTCGGGAAATCTCTCTCTTATCTCTCTCTCTAATTCTCTCATAATTTACTTAATGCTTTAACCACCCCAGCAATGATCGCTTCGGGTTTGGGCGGACAACCCGGAATATAGACATCAACCGGTAGGTGCCGGTCATAAGGTCCAACCACATTATAAGAGTCCTTAAACATATGGCAATCGCAGGCGCAGGTTCCTACCGCAATCACCAGGCAGGGCTTTGGTGTCTGCTCGTAAACCCGCAATACCCTCGGCAGACTCTTCCGATTTAATACCCCAGTAACTAAAAGGGCATCAGCGTGCCGCGGAGAACCGACTAAAACTATCCCAAACCTTTCCACATCAAAACGGGGAGTTAAAACATCAAGGATTTCAATATCACAGTTATTGCAAGAGGCCGCTGCCACATGGAAAACCCAAGGCGATTTCTTCAATCCCCAAACTCTTAAATCCTTCATAATCTGTTAAATGCTAAAATCACTGCTACCACTCCTAAAAGACCTAAAATAATCCAAAAGAATTTCAATGCCTGGTCAATCCGTAATCGGGGGTTGGTATTTTTTAGAAGAATTAATAAAACGAGAATAAATAAAAACTTCAAAATCACCCAGGGAGTCTTTATTCCGCCCCAGAAGAGAATAATAAGAAAAATTGGTAGGAGGAAAAGGAGTGCGGCCCGCATCAACTTAAAAAATAAAAGTGATACCCCGGAATACTCCAAGAGCGGACCAGCCATAATCTCTTGCTCCGCCTCGGGGATGTCAAAGGGGACAAACCCTAACTTTGCCTGAACGGAAAAGAGGGCGATGATAAAAGCTAACACTCCCGAGAGGGAATAGAGAATCGGACCAAAATTCTCCTGGTAGAGAAGAATCTGAGAAATTTTGATGCTCCCTGATTTTATCACTGGAACTAAAAGCGCCAAAAGGAAAGGCAACTCATAACCGAAATATAAGGTCATCTCTCTTGAGGCGCCAACTGCCGAAAGTGGATTTTTGGAAGAACTCCCTCCGATGATGATGGCAATTGGCGGTAAGGCAAAGAGATAGATAATGACGATTAAATCGCCGGTAAAGGAGAATTGACTACTCAATAAGATAACACCGGCAATTATCACCCCGACTAAACCCAAAAGAGGACTGAAAAGAAATAGAAACTTTGGCGCGCCATTCGGTACTAAGGTCTCTTTTAATAAAAGTTTTAAGGCATCGGCATAGGGTTGATAAATAGGAGGTCCTTTTCGCCACTGGATCCGGGCGGTTACTTTTCGGTCAATCCAAGTGAGAAAAAGTCCGAAGAGAACCATAAAGAGAAAACCAGGGAAGATTAAGAAGTTAAATAAAGCCTTCAATATCATACCCGCCGCCAATAAGGAGAACGGGCACTAAACCGCACCCCAACCTTTTCTTTGGTAATCTCTTCTTCGGTCAGAAAACGCAACGCTCCCGTCGGACAGGTTGCCACACAGCGCGGACCATCCGGTCGGTCCCGGCACCAATCGCACTTGGGGGAAATATGTCGCAAAAGTCTCTCTTCCATTACCCCAAAAGGACAAGCCAATATACACGAAGAACAACCAACACATTCAAAACTACTCTGGAAGATAACTCCCTTCTCTTCATCCCTTCTTATCACCCCGAAAGGGCATGCCTTCTGGCACAGGGCTTCTTCGCACTGCCGACAGGGGGAAGGGAGAAATGCTTCCTTCATCGGAATTCCTACTTCGGAATGACGGATCCGCCTTTCATCCCAGAAACGTGCGGCACAGGCAGACTCGCAAGAGCGACAACCAATACATAAGTCTAAATCAAGAATTATTTTTCTTTCCATATCTTAGCCAAAGTAGGTCTCAGTATAATCTCTCTCAACCGCCTGTCAATAATCATTTCAAAAAGTCTCCTCACCTTAAAATTAGCCAAAGAGACATAAGCAAAACCCGGGAAAATACCTTCTTTTATTTTAACCTGTAATCTAACCTTTTCCTCTCCTACCAAAACCCAATCCTTTTCTTTTATCCCCATCTTTACTGCGTCTTCTGGCGAAATCTTTATCTCTTCCCCTTTATCAAAGAAGCCTCTATACTCAATTGCCTTTTCGTCATTCAATAACCAGAGTTCTCCATTTTCCCCACTGGGTGAGAAACCACCTTCTAAGAAGCCCTCCGCCTCCTTCTTAGTCACCACTGTCTTTCTCTCCTCTATCCTTTCCCAAGCCTCCCCAAAATTCTTTTTTATCTCCCCAATAACCTCTTCTATCCCTTTTGTCCCAGAATAAGGAGGCAGTCCAGGCTTAAAGAATTTACCCCAAAAGGTTAAAATCTCCCCTTCCTTTTCTATAAGATGGGGTATGGGTAGGAGAAGGGAATTACCCTCATCAAAATTAAGGCGCCAGGGGGTGAAATAGATGGCGTACCTGTTCTTTGGAAAAATAATTGGCGGCTCTTCACCAAAGAAAAGAAAGAGAGAGTTATCCCCTTCCTTCATCTTCTCCCAGACCTCACCACTTCGCTTCGTTTTCTCACCTCCGACCATTTGGGAGACCGGGAGGAAATATTTCTCCCCCCCGATCCGCAAAAGGAAAAGTTGGCTGGCGAAATGTAAACCAATCGGATCAAAGAATTTTCCGGGTGGAGCATCCAAAATCAAAACTCCAGTTTTCGCCTGAGCAAAGAGAGAAAATATCTTCTCTTTTCCCTCCCTTAAGAGGGAAACCTCCTTCCCGGGTGGAGAGAGGAGAAATTCGTCGGCGAAACCTGCTATCCGATTCGGGTAATGGTCAAGAACGAAAATCTTGGTCTTTTTCTCATATTTCCCATTGAGGACTAACTGAGCGAAAAGGGGAAATCGGGAAAATAAATCCCCAATCACCAAAATCACTTCGCTTCCTAAAAGATGCTCCCGGGAAGCAATTTTTACCCCTTCCACCAAATAGTTAGTAAAGTTCTCTAAATTGAAATGGAATAATTCTTTTGTGCCTAAAACACTCGCCAATTCCTTCACCGCTTCCCTTTCCTTTAAGGTGAGAGAACTATCAGAACAAATCACCACCTTCTCTTGGGAAAAGTTTTTCAATAATTTTATAGCCTCAAACAACGCCTCCGGCCAAGAAATCTCCTTCCCCTGCCACCGAGGTGAATACAACCTCTGAGGAGAAGACAAAATGAGGGGGAAGGCATTTCCCCGGGCACAAAGGGGACCGGAATAATTAATTCTAGAGAAAAAGCCCGGTTTTATCTCAACCCCTAACTTACAACCGTAAGGGCATAAGGGACATATCGTTTCTTTTATCATACGAATGGGTCTTCAATCTCCTTCACCTGTTCCCAGGTGAGAACCGGTCCATCCTGACAGATAAAATACCGACCAAGACGGCAATGGCCACACATCCCAATGGCACAGGACATATTCTTTTCCATTGAGAGGTAGATATCTTTTGGCGAAAACCCAACTTCTAATAACCTTTTCGTCACAAATTTCATCATAATCGGTGGTCCGCAAACTACGGAAACCGAGTTCCGCACATCGCAGGGAATCTTATCCAAAATTGTCGTCACCACCCCAACTCGCCCTTTCCAAGTGGCATCTCCAACATCAACCGTTAATAAAAGATCGCACTTCTTATAGCCGGCCCATTCCTTCAATTCCTTCTTATAGACCAAGTCCTTTGGCGTTCGGGCACCATATCTCAAATACACCTTCTTATACTTTTCAATCTCCGCCACCAAGGCTAAAAATAGACTCCGCAGCGGTGCCAAACCGACTCCTCCCCCAACTAAAAAGACCTCTTTCTCAATAAATTTCTCTAAGGGGTAAGGCTTACCAAAAGGACCACGGAGTCCAAGTACCTCCCCTTCCTTTCGCGCAAAAAGGGCAGTTGTTACCCTCCCAACCCTCATTATCGTAAATTCAATCTCCTCTTTTACAAAAGGGGAAGAGGAAGGAGTAAAGAATGCCTCTCCCACTCCAGGCACGGTAAGGGCAGCAAATTGGCCCGCGGCAAAAGAGAACTCCTCTTCGGGCTTGAGAACAAAGGTTTTAATATTTGGCGTCTCCTCTCTAACCGCTACGAGACGCGCCGGCTTGGGTAAAAAAGGGTTATTCATACTGATAACAATACCTCTCGGATATCAATCTTCGCCGGACAGACCTTATAACACCGCCCACACCCGGAACAGGAGAAGAAATTGAAGTCGTAATAGGTATTCATAAATTTACAATGAAAGCGATTCCGGAAACGCTGAAAAAATAATGGCCGGGCATTCAAACCGCCTCCCACCCGAGCGTAACTTGCCATATAACAAGTATCCCAAACCTTCATCCGTTTGTAACCATCCTCTACTGGGAAGTCATAAAGAAGAAAGCAAAAACAAGTGGGACAGACCAAGAGACAACCAAAACATTCCACACACCTTTTCTTCTTCTCCTCCCAAAAATCCCTCTTCTCTCTCTTCTCAATTCTTTTCGGTAAGTCGCTGGGCAGGGGGTTGGAATTAATACTAAAAAGAATCTCCTCCGCTTTCTTCCTCAACTCCTCCCTTTTTTCTAAATAACTATTTGGCGCTGGTTCAAAACTACCATATTTCACTAAACCCTCCCCTTTTTCCGTAAAGGTCTCTAAGATTAAACCCTCTTCCAGAATTGAAAGATTGCCATCAACTTCCCTTGAGCCGTGAGGGGTCAAATTTACTAAATTACAGAAACAGGTCTTTTCCGGAGTGGGACAGTCCGCAGTGAGAATTATCGTCTCTTCCATTCTTTTTTGGAAAAATGGGTCGGAGAAGTTCTTTAATAAGAAGATATTCTTATGAACGCGTAAGGGCAAAATATCACAGGATTTAGCTCCGATTAAAATCCTATTTTTTCCCCCTTTGCTTATTCCCTTTTCTCCAAAATAAGAAGCAACCTCTTCCTGGGGAAGGAAGAAAAACTCTTTTAGGGGATTAACACTTCTAATCGCCTTAAAAACCTCTTCCTCTATTCCGAAGCCTTCATAAAGAGAGAAGAGCGTCTCCCCTTTCTCTCGATTTGTATATCTCGGGAGGAAAAGGGAAGAGCTTTCGCTCAGGCGAATAATCCAATTATTGAAATCCTCTCTCTTTATAAAATAAAGAGGCATAATATAAGAATGAAAATTACCAAAAAAATGGAAATTGTCAATAGCAAATTGCAAGCGTTAACAGACGATGACCATTTTATGGACTTAGGCCCAAGAATACTCCAAAAGCTTCTCCAAGCAGGGACTACCAATTTGATATTAAACCCTTTGAGCAAATTGATACCAAAGTTTCGGCTTCGGGTTATCCCCTACCTGATTTTAATGCTTTTATGGTTAAGGATTTTTGGCAGAGAAGGAAAAAATTACAATCCAAAGTGATTAAAGGAGGGAGTGAGGCGGACGGTATCTTTAGAGAAGATAACGCTTGCTGAGTTTTTGGGGTGGCCACGTCCTCTCTAGCCAAATAAGTTATGAAAAATCAAAGACTTATAAAAAAGGGGGAAATTTTGGTGTCAGAAATTGGGGGGTATTTCCGTTATTATTATATAGGGGGTATGGGGTTCTAACCCCGACCCCAAAAATATGAGAGAGACGATGAAGAAGATAGAGAAGAGGAAGGTGATTTTAGCCGAATGCGACCTCTCGGTTAATCTTAACCTTACCGGAGGAGATAGGTATGGAAAGAGATTTACAAATAGGCGAAAAATTAGGGAGGTATTACTGAAGAGTTAGCCATTATCCAAAAATGGGGGTTAGGTCATAAGAATTATAGAGAATAGGAGGGGTATTCCTTTATAAAATTGGGGGAAGCATACAGGGGATGGTATCAGGGACCTAATGAGAAGTTTAACCTGCGGTCTAATAACTATTCTAATCTGAGGGGTAAATGAGATTCTAAAAGGGAAAATAAGAGGAGAGATAATAATGGGGGTAATGAGAAATCAAATTGGAGATTTAATTGGGGGTCTAATTGGAGATTTAACCGGAAATTTAATTGCGGGGCAAACGGAAAGCGTAATTAAATGCCTAAGTGAAGGCTCAATAGAGAAGCGCCTTGAGGTTGACCTTTTCTCAAACTCCTTTATAATAACCATTATGAAAATGAAATGCAATTTCAAAATGAAGGAAAGCGGAACTTCCTTAGAAAATCTCTTGAAAAGGGAAGGGAAGAAGAATTCCACCAAGCGAAATCTCATCATCAATTCCTTTTTGCTTGATGACCGCCACTATTCGGTTGAGGAACTCCACCAGCGAGTCAAAGAACTAAATCCCAAAATTAGTCTTTCTACTGTCTATCGCACCCTAAAATTACTTACCGCCTGGGGTTTGGCTTACGAAAGACGCTTTGACGAAAAAAATATCCGCTTTGAACCCGCCCACCAAGCAGAACACCACGACCACCTCGTCTGCCTGAAATGCGGAGAGATTCTTGAGTTTAAAGACCCCCGCATTGAAAAACTTCAGGAAAGAGTAGCCAAAAGATATAAGTTTGCGGTCTTACGCCACAAATTGGAACTTTACGGTTATTGCCGGAGGTGCCAAAGATGAGAAGGATTGATTTAACCCAAATGAAAGAAAACGAAAAGGGGATAATTGTGGAACTTCTCGGCGGGTGTGGCTTTTTAAGGCGGTTAGAAGTCTTAGGCATAAGAAAAGGGAAGGAAGTGAAAAAGATTTCTAAGCAGGTGTTGGGTGGACCGGTAATCATTCAAGTGGGCAATACCCAAGTTGCCCTTGGTTGCGGAATGGCAAGGAAAATCATAGTGGAGATAAAGTGAAAAAGATACTTCTAATGGGTAATCCCAATGTCGGGAAAAGTGTTATTTTTTCCCGGCTCACTGGTACTTATGTCATCACTTCTAACTACCCGGGAACAACTGTGGAATTTACCAAAGGTTATACCGAAATTAATGGTGAGAAGGTAGAGGTGATTGATGTGCCCGGCGCCTACACCTTAGAACCAACCAATACCGCCGAAGAGGTAGCGGTAAAAATGTTAGAGGAAGCGAGCCGGGAGAAGGATTGCACCATCATTCAGGTGATTGATGCCACCAATTTGGAAAGGAATCTCATTCTCACCCTACAACTTTTAAGTCGGAACCTCCCTCTCCTCATCGCTCTAAACCTTTGGGATGAGGCAAAGCATTTGGGGATTCAAATTGACTTCCAAAAATTGGAAGCAATCCTGGGGGTACCGGTAGTACCAACTGTCGCCATCACCGGCGAAGGGATTAAAGAACTGAAAGAGAAAATCCCAGAAGCGAAAAAAGGGAAATGCCTAATGGGTGAGAAATGGCAGGAGATCGGAAGGATTATTGACGAGGTCCAAAAGGTTAGCCATCGGCACCATACCTTCTCCGAGAAATTGAACGACCTAACCATCAGACCGGCGACCGGCTTGCCCCTTGCCTTGATTATTCTCTATCTCGTCTTTCTCTTCGTACGCCTGGGAGGGGAAAGTTTAACCACCTACCTCTTAGACCCGATATTTAATAAACTCTATCTCCCATTTTTGGCCAGAATTATTAATCAATCATCCCTCCCTAAATTCTTAGTGAGGATTCTTCTCGGTGAGAAGATGGAACCTTTGAGTGGTTTGGGGCTTTTAACGACCGGTCCTTATATTCCATTTGTAATTGTTTTCCCCTATCTCTTCGTCTTCTATCTTCTTTTAAGTCTTTTGGAAGACATCGGCTACCTTCCCCGTTTAGCCACCCTCCTTGACACATTTTTTCATCGTCTCGGTGTGCACGGTTACTCTTCCGTCCCGATAATTTTAGGTTTCGGTTGCAAAGTCCCGGCCCTTCTTGCCACCCGCCTCTTAGAGAGAAAAAGAGAAAAGATAATTACCACCGCCTTGCTTATGATGATGGCACCCTGCCTTCCCCAAAGCGCAATGATTGTCAGTTTAATCGCCCCCCACGGTACGAAATATCTATTTTTAGTCTTTGGCCTTCTCTTCTTCCTCTCCCTTATCGTAAGTTTCCTTTTGAGTAAAATCTTCCGCGGTGAAACCTTAGAACTCTTTTTAGAAATCCCCCCCTATCGCCGACCGGTATTTTCCCTTCTTTGGCAAAAGACCTGGCTCCGCCTGAAGGGTTTCTTAAAGGAAGCGGTCCCTTTAATCTTGGGTGGGGTTTTTCTGATTAGCATATTAGAAATTTCCGGAGTGATAGATCTTATCGGAAAATTCTTAGGAAAACCCCTTCTTTACCTTTTAGGCTTACCAGAAAGAACTATCGGCGTTATCACTACCGGCTTTTTAAGGAAGGATGTGAGCATTGCTCTTTTAGCCCCTCTCAATTTAACCCTAAAGCAATTGGTTATCGCCTCTATCTTCCTCACCCTTTATCTGCCCTGCCTTTCTACCTTCTTCGTAATGGGTAAAGAGTTAGGGTGGGAGAATCTTTTGAAAGTTGCTGCTATTCAACTCCTTTCCGGACTTTCCGTCTGCTTTATTCTCAATCAGGTTTTATCGGGAACTTAATTTCGGTAAATGGCTCAGATAAAAGTCTATTGACAACCAAAAATCTATGATGGATAATAAAGAGAGGTGCGATATGAAAAAATCTCTTTTCATTTTAACCTTTTTATTTGGTCTGCTCTTTGCCCAGGATACGATTTGGATTCGGCGTTTAGATACCGGGTGGGAAGAGATAGCGAACGGTATCGCCTCTTTCGGAGAAGAGATTGCGATTGCTGGTTACATCTGGGATGGTGAGCAAGGTGATGTCTTTGTTGCTAAGTATAACCAAGCCGGAGAGACATTGTGGACCAGGCGTTTTGATACCGGCTTTGATGACTACGCCATTGATGTTGCTTTTGACAATCAGAAGAATATCCTGGTTAGTGGTTATTCCCCACTATTGAAATCAAAAGGACCGAAAGCCAAGCCCTGGTGGCCGAAAATCAATTTATCAAATAAACAATATTTCTATTCCTTGACAATAAAATGTGATTCCACCGGCGAGAGACGCTGGATGAAGCAAGAGATTGACCGACTCAGCTTTGGGATCACAACCGACCAAGAGGGTAATGTTTATACCGGGGGTGGGGTTCTGACCGAAGAGTTCAATCTTGATTTCTGGTTTCAAAAATACAATACCGATGGCGAAACGGTCTGGTCCAAGACCTTCCACTTCGCCCCTATTAATTTAGTGTACCGGCTCGCTACCGACAGGGAAGGAAATATCTTAGCCGCCGGGACAGCCTGGGAAGAGACTTCGGTTATCGGTTTTATTTTTAAAATATCCCCTGCCGGCGAGACCATCTGGACCCGAACCTATCGGGAAAATATCTACAACTATTTAGTGGGTGTGGCAGCCGACCAAAATAATAATGTGATTGCCTGCGGTATAGTTGGCGATACGATAAATGCCGATTATTTAATCCTCAAATACGATCCGAACGGGAACCTCCTCTGGGCAACCAATTTTGACAATGCGCTTGATGACGAAGCCTTTGGTGTGGCAACCGATCAAAATAATAATATCTTTGTCACCGGCCTCTCGGGCGACTACTACCTCTACGACTATCTAACTCTGGCTTATGACCCAGCGGGAAATAACCTTTGGCTTGCCACTTATGATAATGGTGACGACGATGAGGGGGGAGATGTGATTTGTGATGGTGACGGGAACCCAATTGTCACTGGAACCTCCTTTGCTAATAATTACGATTTCTTGACGATTAAATACCACTCCGGAGTCGGGCTAAAAGAGAGCAAACCTTTCTCCACCCTCTCCAAGAAAGAGACCACTATTTTTGCTCCGCCAATCAAGATTGCAGTCTCCTCCTCAGGTTACTACGAAATTAACCTCTACGACTACCAAGGGAGGGAGGTGAGAAAAATTTATCAAGGTTATCTCAGCGCCGGGACGCATCTCTTCCCAGTAAAGAAAACCCCCTCTGGACTTTACTTTCTAAGATTTGGTAAGAAAGGGGAGAAAAAGAAAACCTTACGGGTAATCTCTCTACATTGAGAAACTAAACCGGTAGATAGTTTTTTCTCACATATTCCAATCCCTCTTCCTTCGTCCTTATCTTCCCTTCCAAAGTCATTTCTTCAATCTCGCCGAGAATCTTTTTAAAGATCGGTCCCGGTTTAAGACCCACGTCAATCAAATCGTAGCCGGTAACTAATCTCTTAATATTCTTCTTTTTATCCTCCTCCCGCTTAAAATTGATAATCCTCTCAATCGCTATTTCCAGATGTTTTGTCTTCCGGGCGGTGGCATAGCCATCGGCACAAGTTAAAGCCATTAGACCTAAGGCATCCTCTCCCAAATCCCTTAAAAAACGGCGCATTGCCCTTTCAGTAATCTCCTCGGACCTCGTTGCTAATAAATGCAATCGCATATGGTATAAAGTTAATCTCTTCACCCTTTCGGAGATATCATTAGAGAGGCGGAGTTCTTTTTTTAAGGAATCAAAAATGAGTTTTGCCCCCAGGGCATCGTGTCCATAAAAGTGGACCTCTCCTTCCTCTTCCCGCCGGGTGAGGGGCTTGGCTAAATCGTGAAAGAGGGCGGCTAATTTGAGGATTGGTAAAATATTCGGACTTTTGATATAATCTTGCCACTCCGGAAACTGACGAAAAAATCTTCCGATTTCATCTTTTTCATCACTCAAAATTGATTCCAACTTTTTATAGGTAAGTAGGGAATGGCGGAAGGTCTCCTGATCCTGAAAGAAAAAGGCGAAGGAGGGAAAGATCTGAGGCAGCAGACCAAGGAGGAGGAGTTTTTGAATATACGAATAGGTATTCTTTGCCCCGAGAATCCTTAAAACCTCATAGGCGATTCTCTCTCGGGCGATACTCGCCAGAGAAATTTCTCTTCCGAAAGACCAAAGATTTTTATCAATCCGAAAGTTCAGTTCTAAGGCAAAGCGTACTGCCCGCAGAATCCTTAAAGGG encodes:
- a CDS encoding NADH-quinone oxidoreductase subunit B family protein translates to MKDLRVWGLKKSPWVFHVAAASCNNCDIEILDVLTPRFDVERFGIVLVGSPRHADALLVTGVLNRKSLPRVLRVYEQTPKPCLVIAVGTCACDCHMFKDSYNVVGPYDRHLPVDVYIPGCPPKPEAIIAGVVKALSKL
- a CDS encoding transcriptional repressor codes for the protein MKESGTSLENLLKREGKKNSTKRNLIINSFLLDDRHYSVEELHQRVKELNPKISLSTVYRTLKLLTAWGLAYERRFDEKNIRFEPAHQAEHHDHLVCLKCGEILEFKDPRIEKLQERVAKRYKFAVLRHKLELYGYCRRCQR
- a CDS encoding FeoA family protein — translated: MRRIDLTQMKENEKGIIVELLGGCGFLRRLEVLGIRKGKEVKKISKQVLGGPVIIQVGNTQVALGCGMARKIIVEIK
- a CDS encoding 4Fe-4S dicluster domain-containing protein, giving the protein MPLYFIKREDFNNWIIRLSESSSLFLPRYTNREKGETLFSLYEGFGIEEEVFKAIRSVNPLKEFFFLPQEEVASYFGEKGISKGGKNRILIGAKSCDILPLRVHKNIFLLKNFSDPFFQKRMEETIILTADCPTPEKTCFCNLVNLTPHGSREVDGNLSILEEGLILETFTEKGEGLVKYGSFEPAPNSYLEKREELRKKAEEILFSINSNPLPSDLPKRIEKREKRDFWEEKKKRCVECFGCLLVCPTCFCFLLYDFPVEDGYKRMKVWDTCYMASYARVGGGLNARPLFFQRFRNRFHCKFMNTYYDFNFFSCSGCGRCYKVCPAKIDIREVLLSV
- a CDS encoding HD domain-containing protein, coding for MFSKEGKVINPLEKVGNEIKGYLKAPLLKRVLEEIGNLLEDREYYLVGGAIRDIVLKRAPFDFDLAVAGKGIELASHFAQRIRGKFVLLSEKEDEARVVKKGIDGKIFTFDFKGLVGGEIVTDLKDRDFTINAIAFGPLNDLEKARVLDPFAGLSDIRKKIIRLVSEDALRKDPLRILRAVRFALELNFRIDKNLWSFGREISLASIARERIAYEVLRILGAKNTYSYIQKLLLLGLLPQIFPSFAFFFQDQETFRHSLLTYKKLESILSDEKDEIGRFFRQFPEWQDYIKSPNILPILKLAALFHDLAKPLTRREEEGEVHFYGHDALGAKLIFDSLKKELRLSNDISERVKRLTLYHMRLHLLATRSEEITERAMRRFLRDLGEDALGLMALTCADGYATARKTKHLEIAIERIINFKREEDKKKNIKRLVTGYDLIDVGLKPGPIFKKILGEIEEMTLEGKIRTKEEGLEYVRKNYLPV
- a CDS encoding 4Fe-4S dicluster domain-containing protein, translating into MERKIILDLDLCIGCRSCESACAARFWDERRIRHSEVGIPMKEAFLPSPCRQCEEALCQKACPFGVIRRDEEKGVIFQSSFECVGCSSCILACPFGVMEERLLRHISPKCDWCRDRPDGPRCVATCPTGALRFLTEEEITKEKVGVRFSARSPYWRRV
- a CDS encoding ferrous iron transporter B, which translates into the protein MKKILLMGNPNVGKSVIFSRLTGTYVITSNYPGTTVEFTKGYTEINGEKVEVIDVPGAYTLEPTNTAEEVAVKMLEEASREKDCTIIQVIDATNLERNLILTLQLLSRNLPLLIALNLWDEAKHLGIQIDFQKLEAILGVPVVPTVAITGEGIKELKEKIPEAKKGKCLMGEKWQEIGRIIDEVQKVSHRHHTFSEKLNDLTIRPATGLPLALIILYLVFLFVRLGGESLTTYLLDPIFNKLYLPFLARIINQSSLPKFLVRILLGEKMEPLSGLGLLTTGPYIPFVIVFPYLFVFYLLLSLLEDIGYLPRLATLLDTFFHRLGVHGYSSVPIILGFGCKVPALLATRLLERKREKIITTALLMMMAPCLPQSAMIVSLIAPHGTKYLFLVFGLLFFLSLIVSFLLSKIFRGETLELFLEIPPYRRPVFSLLWQKTWLRLKGFLKEAVPLILGGVFLISILEISGVIDLIGKFLGKPLLYLLGLPERTIGVITTGFLRKDVSIALLAPLNLTLKQLVIASIFLTLYLPCLSTFFVMGKELGWENLLKVAAIQLLSGLSVCFILNQVLSGT
- a CDS encoding NADH-quinone oxidoreductase subunit C; translated protein: MRELEREIRERFPEVEIFQHSPRRFYITIGKEKIREIAQFLFKERGLRLSIITGIDSRDGIEILYHFSEDKTGTYWTVKVFLDKAKPKVDTISDITKAASWIEREIWELLGVEFIGHPNLVPLLTAEDWPKDKFPLRRDYE
- a CDS encoding FAD/NAD(P)-binding protein, which gives rise to MNNPFLPKPARLVAVREETPNIKTFVLKPEEEFSFAAGQFAALTVPGVGEAFFTPSSSPFVKEEIEFTIMRVGRVTTALFARKEGEVLGLRGPFGKPYPLEKFIEKEVFLVGGGVGLAPLRSLFLALVAEIEKYKKVYLRYGARTPKDLVYKKELKEWAGYKKCDLLLTVDVGDATWKGRVGVVTTILDKIPCDVRNSVSVVCGPPIMMKFVTKRLLEVGFSPKDIYLSMEKNMSCAIGMCGHCRLGRYFICQDGPVLTWEQVKEIEDPFV
- a CDS encoding complex I subunit 1 family protein — translated: MILKALFNFLIFPGFLFMVLFGLFLTWIDRKVTARIQWRKGPPIYQPYADALKLLLKETLVPNGAPKFLFLFSPLLGLVGVIIAGVILLSSQFSFTGDLIVIIYLFALPPIAIIIGGSSSKNPLSAVGASREMTLYFGYELPFLLALLVPVIKSGSIKISQILLYQENFGPILYSLSGVLAFIIALFSVQAKLGFVPFDIPEAEQEIMAGPLLEYSGVSLLFFKLMRAALLFLLPIFLIILFWGGIKTPWVILKFLFILVLLILLKNTNPRLRIDQALKFFWIILGLLGVVAVILAFNRL